One window of the Rhizorhabdus dicambivorans genome contains the following:
- a CDS encoding SulP family inorganic anion transporter: MNLARLGFPSLFSGASFSRDFTASIVVFLVALPLCMGIAIASGVPPEKGLITGIIGGIVVGALAGSPLQVSGPAAGLAVIVFELVRDHGLSALGPILVLAGAIQFVAGVFRMGGWFRAISPAVVHGMLAGIGALIVVGQFHVLFDAKPLANGLSNLAAMPARLLGLGTMNVAAAEIAFAIGTLTILSMLVWERVRPASMKLVPGALIGVLVGTLAAALLGLPIVRVDVPNSIVAAIDAPGQGFLGRMMEPALLVTAVAIAFIASAETLLSAAAVDRMHNGVRTDYDKELRAQGVGNLLCGFAGALPMTGVIVRSSANVQAGAMTRLSAILHGGWLLAFVALLPWLLREIPMAALAGVLVVTGWRLVSVSHVRHLFHHHGPLPVVIWLATFVMVVATDLLTGVLVGLGLSLLELVPNLRRLRLDVHERHEEEHSEIRLAGAATFLTIPKLLKALESIPGHRRQVRLDLRDVPAIDHSSAEMLAEWIQRRRSGGTQVNLDGEAPGLRRMAA, encoded by the coding sequence ATGAACCTGGCCCGCTTAGGATTCCCGTCCCTGTTCTCGGGGGCGAGCTTCTCGCGCGACTTCACCGCGTCGATCGTCGTCTTCCTGGTCGCGCTCCCGCTCTGCATGGGTATCGCGATCGCCTCGGGCGTGCCGCCTGAGAAAGGGCTGATCACCGGCATTATCGGCGGCATCGTCGTCGGCGCGCTGGCGGGATCGCCGCTCCAGGTCAGCGGCCCCGCCGCCGGCCTCGCGGTGATCGTATTCGAACTGGTGCGGGACCATGGCCTTTCGGCGCTCGGCCCGATCCTCGTGCTGGCCGGCGCGATCCAGTTCGTTGCCGGCGTGTTCCGGATGGGCGGCTGGTTCCGCGCCATCTCGCCGGCGGTGGTCCATGGCATGCTCGCCGGCATCGGTGCGCTGATCGTCGTCGGCCAGTTCCACGTGCTGTTCGATGCCAAGCCTCTCGCCAACGGGCTTTCCAACCTGGCCGCGATGCCGGCCCGCCTGCTCGGCCTCGGCACCATGAACGTCGCCGCCGCCGAAATCGCCTTCGCGATCGGCACGCTCACCATCCTGTCGATGCTGGTGTGGGAAAGGGTCCGGCCCGCCTCGATGAAGCTGGTTCCCGGCGCGCTGATCGGCGTGCTGGTCGGCACGCTCGCTGCCGCCCTGCTAGGACTTCCGATCGTGCGGGTCGATGTGCCCAACTCGATCGTCGCGGCGATCGATGCGCCCGGCCAAGGCTTTCTCGGCCGGATGATGGAGCCCGCTTTGCTCGTCACCGCGGTCGCCATCGCGTTCATCGCCAGTGCGGAGACCCTGCTCTCGGCCGCCGCGGTCGATCGGATGCACAACGGCGTCCGCACCGATTACGACAAGGAACTGCGCGCCCAGGGCGTCGGCAATCTGCTCTGCGGCTTCGCCGGCGCGCTGCCGATGACCGGCGTGATCGTGCGCAGTTCCGCCAATGTCCAGGCAGGCGCGATGACCCGCCTGTCGGCGATCCTCCATGGCGGCTGGCTGCTCGCATTCGTCGCCTTGCTCCCCTGGCTGCTGCGCGAGATTCCGATGGCGGCGCTTGCCGGGGTCCTGGTCGTCACCGGCTGGCGGCTGGTGTCGGTCTCGCACGTCCGTCACCTCTTCCATCATCACGGGCCGCTCCCGGTGGTGATCTGGCTGGCGACCTTCGTGATGGTGGTGGCGACCGACCTGCTGACCGGTGTGCTCGTCGGCCTCGGTCTATCGCTGCTCGAACTGGTGCCGAACCTGCGCCGCCTCCGGCTCGATGTCCATGAGCGGCATGAGGAGGAGCATAGCGAGATCCGGCTGGCCGGCGCCGCCACCTTCCTCACCATCCCCAAACTGCTCAAGGCGCTGGAATCGATCCCCGGCCATCGCCGTCAGGTCAGGCTCGACCTGCGCGACGTCCCCGCGATCGATCACAGCTCCGCCGAGATGCTGGCCGAATGGATCCAGCGACGACGCTCCGGAGGCACGCAGGTCAATCTTGACGGCGAAGCCCCAGGCCTTCGGCGCATGGCAGCCTGA
- a CDS encoding TorF family putative porin, whose amino-acid sequence MRFQKLTAAVLALLASAPALAQEEEKLVTVSGSVGLVSDYRFRGVSQTDKEMGIQGGITLGHASGFYVGTWGSNLAGWGTFGGSNTELDIFGGYKVQFGEGMALDAGLTWYMYPGGADKTDFAELYAKLSGAVGPVNLLGGVAYAPKQQALGRWYFSGASAATGVFDAPGDKEDNLYIWADISSTIPDTPITLKGHIGYSDGNSGLGPNGTSVAPTGKYVDWLVGVDFAVPTTPLTVGVAYVDTNITKAESAYLLPNFSSTKNGSSIASGKVVLSLTAAF is encoded by the coding sequence ATGCGTTTCCAGAAACTTACCGCCGCCGTCCTTGCTCTGCTCGCGTCGGCTCCGGCTCTCGCCCAGGAGGAAGAAAAGCTCGTCACCGTGTCCGGCAGCGTCGGCCTGGTTTCCGACTACCGCTTCCGCGGCGTCTCGCAGACCGACAAGGAGATGGGCATCCAGGGCGGCATCACGCTTGGCCATGCCAGCGGTTTCTATGTCGGCACCTGGGGTTCGAACCTCGCGGGCTGGGGCACGTTCGGCGGCTCGAACACCGAGCTGGACATCTTCGGTGGCTACAAGGTCCAGTTCGGTGAAGGCATGGCGCTCGATGCCGGCCTGACCTGGTACATGTATCCGGGCGGCGCCGACAAGACCGACTTCGCGGAGCTCTACGCCAAGCTGAGCGGCGCGGTCGGCCCGGTCAACCTGCTCGGCGGCGTCGCCTATGCGCCCAAGCAGCAGGCGCTCGGCCGCTGGTATTTCTCGGGCGCCTCCGCTGCGACCGGTGTCTTTGACGCGCCGGGCGACAAGGAGGACAATCTCTACATCTGGGCCGATATCTCCAGCACCATCCCGGACACGCCGATCACGCTGAAGGGCCATATCGGTTATTCGGACGGCAATAGCGGCCTTGGCCCGAACGGAACCAGCGTTGCTCCGACGGGCAAATATGTCGACTGGCTGGTGGGCGTGGACTTCGCGGTTCCGACAACCCCGCTGACCGTCGGTGTCGCCTATGTCGACACCAACATCACCAAGGCGGAATCGGCTTATCTGCTGCCGAATTTCTCCTCGACCAAGAACGGCTCGTCGATCGCGAGCGGCAAGGTCGTGCTGTCGCTGACGGCCGCTTTCTAA
- a CDS encoding OprO/OprP family phosphate-selective porin yields the protein MSIAPSFRMLLAGTASLLAAPIAAAPLSDAEAEALREEVRGLRARLAAIEAKLGGEAPAAPPATAKPAATAIGWKGSPQFTSEDRSFKVKGRIQTDLGHVSTPRGLNDRGLGLSNEVRRIRLGGEGKLGSGFGYKLELELSDNAVDLVDTFVTWEKGPWQVAIGNQNQFQSLDELVGDTTGSVMERAAFTDAFGFERRMGIALQYRKGDVLLQAGVFSDDIDALADSSDGPDGGDENDSFSLDGRAVYAPKAGGTQLHFGGSAHLRELNRLAENPVRYRQRPYLHSSNSRVLATPALRIERELHYGLELAAVRGRWHAAAEAHWLEAIGPGPNRRFFGGYAELGVYLTDDSRPYRSGIFGGAKPSSPLGKNGIGAVQINLRYDYLDLDSGPIRGGRQNAVIAGLVWTPIEYLRFNLNHAYLAYDGAAIAAAGRRDYGLHVTGARMELDF from the coding sequence ATGAGCATCGCCCCATCTTTTCGCATGCTGCTGGCCGGAACGGCTTCGCTGCTGGCGGCCCCCATCGCCGCCGCCCCGCTGTCCGACGCCGAGGCCGAAGCGTTGCGCGAGGAGGTGCGCGGGCTGCGCGCCCGGCTTGCCGCGATCGAGGCGAAGCTGGGCGGGGAAGCACCTGCCGCGCCGCCCGCCACCGCCAAGCCGGCCGCCACCGCCATCGGCTGGAAGGGATCGCCCCAGTTCACCAGCGAGGATCGCAGCTTCAAGGTGAAGGGCCGCATCCAGACCGATCTTGGCCATGTCTCGACGCCGAGGGGACTGAACGACCGGGGCCTCGGCTTGTCAAACGAGGTGCGGCGGATACGGCTCGGCGGCGAGGGAAAGCTGGGCAGCGGCTTCGGCTACAAGCTGGAGCTGGAGCTGTCGGACAATGCCGTCGACCTGGTCGATACCTTCGTCACCTGGGAGAAGGGGCCCTGGCAGGTGGCGATCGGCAACCAGAATCAGTTCCAGTCGCTCGACGAACTTGTGGGCGACACGACCGGTTCGGTGATGGAGCGCGCCGCCTTCACCGACGCCTTCGGCTTCGAGCGGCGGATGGGTATCGCGTTACAGTATCGGAAGGGGGACGTGCTGCTGCAGGCCGGCGTCTTCAGCGACGATATCGACGCGCTGGCCGACAGCAGCGACGGCCCCGACGGTGGCGACGAGAATGACAGTTTCAGCCTGGACGGCCGCGCCGTCTATGCGCCCAAGGCGGGCGGGACACAGCTGCATTTCGGAGGCTCCGCGCATCTGCGCGAACTCAACCGGCTGGCCGAGAACCCGGTCCGCTACCGCCAGCGCCCCTATCTGCACAGCAGCAACAGCCGGGTGCTGGCGACGCCGGCCCTGCGCATCGAGCGCGAGCTGCATTACGGGCTGGAGCTGGCGGCGGTGCGGGGCCGCTGGCACGCGGCGGCGGAGGCCCATTGGCTGGAGGCGATCGGCCCGGGGCCGAACCGCCGCTTCTTCGGCGGCTATGCCGAGCTGGGCGTCTATCTGACCGACGACAGCCGCCCCTATCGCAGCGGCATCTTCGGCGGCGCCAAGCCCTCTTCCCCATTAGGCAAGAACGGGATCGGCGCGGTGCAGATCAATCTGCGCTACGACTATCTCGACCTCGATTCGGGGCCGATACGCGGCGGGCGGCAGAATGCGGTCATCGCGGGGCTGGTCTGGACGCCCATCGAATATCTGCGCTTCAACCTAAACCACGCCTATCTGGCCTATGACGGCGCGGCGATCGCGGCGGCGGGCCGGCGCGACTATGGCCTGCACGTCACCGGCGCGCGGATGGAACTGGATTTCTGA
- a CDS encoding sensor histidine kinase, whose protein sequence is MRRLRTLPMKAPEQTEERQAERRFARTVLLLIILGFALVMLAGLSAVGMIFRTEEQVRWVDHTQQVESEVRTIRLALEEMRSARRGVVLKIRYDSGATYDEASGRLFRAIEGTAALTRDNPAQQADVRRIRALSATLDRLFRLSMVPNQLSSDEAVLERQQLAGQVEAMAEKMLRAERRLLDERAAARDRSVTIFFVVLGVSGVLLLLVAGGSIWVIRRYTGQLLASREELRQLNENLEDAVAERTTDLRRANDEIQRFAYIVSHDLRSPLVNVMGFTAELEEAIKPLQGLIERADENHPGLVDAEMRSAVWEDLPEAVGFIRTSTEKMDRLINAILRLSREGRRAITPERLDLAAMARGVIDALRHRIDELGVKVTTSDQLPDLVSDRLALEQILSNLVENAVKYLKPGRPGEVWIGGRAEHGRVLIEVRDNGRGIDPRDHERVFELFRRSGEQDQPGEGIGLAHVRALAYRLGGTISVESELDQGATFIVNLPASFAGERAA, encoded by the coding sequence ATGCGGCGGTTACGCACGCTGCCGATGAAAGCCCCGGAGCAGACAGAAGAGCGTCAGGCGGAACGGCGTTTTGCTCGCACCGTCCTGCTCCTGATCATCCTCGGCTTTGCCTTGGTTATGCTGGCCGGCCTTTCCGCGGTCGGGATGATTTTCCGCACCGAGGAACAGGTCCGCTGGGTCGATCACACCCAGCAGGTCGAGAGCGAGGTGCGCACCATCCGGCTTGCCCTGGAGGAGATGCGTAGCGCCCGGCGCGGCGTCGTGCTGAAGATTCGCTACGATTCGGGCGCGACCTATGATGAGGCGTCGGGCCGCCTGTTCCGCGCGATCGAGGGGACGGCGGCCCTGACCCGCGACAATCCCGCGCAGCAGGCCGATGTCCGCCGGATTCGGGCGCTGAGCGCCACGCTAGATCGGCTGTTCCGCCTGTCGATGGTGCCGAACCAGCTCAGCTCGGACGAGGCCGTCCTGGAACGCCAGCAGCTTGCCGGCCAAGTCGAGGCGATGGCGGAGAAGATGCTGCGGGCGGAGCGGCGCCTGCTGGACGAGCGCGCCGCCGCGCGCGACCGCAGCGTCACCATCTTCTTCGTCGTGCTCGGCGTCTCCGGCGTGCTGCTGCTGCTGGTGGCGGGCGGCTCGATCTGGGTGATCCGCCGCTACACCGGCCAGCTCCTCGCCTCGCGGGAGGAGCTGCGCCAACTCAACGAGAATCTCGAGGATGCGGTCGCGGAGCGGACCACCGACCTGCGCCGCGCCAATGACGAGATCCAGCGCTTCGCCTATATCGTCAGCCACGACCTGCGCTCGCCGCTCGTCAACGTCATGGGCTTCACCGCCGAACTGGAGGAAGCGATCAAGCCGCTCCAGGGGCTGATCGAGCGGGCCGATGAAAACCATCCAGGGCTGGTCGACGCGGAGATGCGTTCGGCCGTGTGGGAGGATCTGCCCGAGGCGGTCGGCTTCATCCGCACCTCGACCGAGAAGATGGACCGGCTGATCAATGCCATCCTGCGGCTGTCGCGTGAGGGGCGGCGTGCGATCACGCCCGAGCGGCTCGATCTCGCCGCGATGGCGCGCGGCGTTATCGATGCGCTCCGGCACCGGATCGATGAGCTTGGCGTCAAGGTCACGACTTCCGATCAGCTGCCTGATCTGGTCAGCGACCGGCTGGCGCTCGAGCAGATTTTGTCGAATCTCGTCGAGAACGCCGTCAAATATCTGAAACCGGGCCGTCCCGGCGAAGTCTGGATCGGCGGGCGCGCGGAGCATGGCCGGGTGTTGATCGAGGTCCGCGACAATGGCCGCGGCATCGATCCACGCGATCATGAACGCGTGTTCGAGCTGTTCCGCCGTTCGGGCGAGCAGGATCAGCCGGGCGAAGGGATAGGCCTCGCCCATGTCCGTGCCCTTGCCTATCGGCTGGGCGGCACCATCTCCGTGGAATCGGAGCTTGACCAGGGCGCCACCTTCATCGTCAACCTGCCGGCATCCTTTGCCGGCGAGCGCGCCGCATGA
- a CDS encoding response regulator yields the protein MNAQQAVNIVMIEDDEGHARLIEKNIRRAGISNPIHHFVDGTSGLRFLFDAPEGPARNGPALVLLDLNLPDMSGTDILAKIKGEGSPLKRAPVVVLTTTDDKVEIQRCYDLGCNVYITKPVNYENFAAAIRQLGLFLSVIQVPDLEEK from the coding sequence ATGAATGCCCAGCAAGCCGTGAACATCGTCATGATCGAGGATGACGAGGGCCACGCCCGCCTGATCGAGAAGAACATCCGGCGCGCCGGCATATCCAATCCCATCCATCATTTCGTCGATGGCACCTCGGGGCTGCGCTTCCTGTTCGACGCGCCCGAGGGGCCGGCCCGCAACGGCCCGGCGCTGGTGCTGCTCGATCTCAACCTGCCCGACATGAGCGGCACCGACATATTGGCGAAGATCAAGGGCGAGGGGAGCCCGCTCAAGCGCGCGCCAGTCGTGGTGCTGACCACCACCGACGACAAGGTGGAGATACAGCGCTGCTACGATCTGGGCTGCAACGTCTACATCACCAAGCCGGTGAACTATGAGAATTTCGCCGCGGCGATCCGCCAGCTCGGCCTGTTCCTCTCGGTCATCCAGGTTCCCGATCTCGAAGAGAAGTGA
- a CDS encoding response regulator, with translation MHETPPAILYIDDDEGLRRLTARALRRLGYRVELAAGGAEGVAMAAADRFDLVAVDHYMPGQDGLQTLSALKKLDAPPPVIFVTGSDESQLAVAALKAGAIDYVVKTVNADYFDLLGQAIAQALATVSLRREKEAAEQQLRESHARLEMLLHEVNHRVANSLQLVSAFVHMQARQLDEAESVARAALDDTQRRIAAIAQVHKRLYTSDSVEAVDMADYLASLVDELGETWSTPRAPRHIRLACEPLRLATDKAVALGIIVTELVTNACKYAYPDDGPGEVRVALSDAGEEFALRVEDDGCGMASGAAQGTGLGTRLIRAMAQTLKARLDYAPTERGVHVVLLASQ, from the coding sequence ATGCACGAAACGCCGCCCGCGATCCTCTATATCGACGATGACGAAGGCCTGCGCCGGCTGACGGCGCGCGCGCTGCGCCGCCTCGGCTATCGGGTCGAGCTGGCGGCGGGCGGGGCGGAGGGCGTCGCGATGGCGGCGGCCGACCGCTTCGATCTGGTCGCCGTCGATCATTACATGCCGGGGCAGGACGGGCTGCAGACCTTGTCGGCGCTCAAGAAGCTCGATGCGCCGCCGCCCGTCATCTTCGTCACCGGATCGGACGAGAGCCAGCTTGCCGTGGCCGCGCTCAAGGCCGGGGCGATCGACTATGTCGTGAAGACCGTCAACGCCGACTATTTCGATCTGCTCGGCCAGGCGATCGCCCAGGCGCTGGCCACGGTCAGCCTGCGGCGCGAGAAGGAGGCTGCCGAGCAGCAGCTGCGCGAAAGCCACGCCCGGCTGGAGATGCTGCTCCACGAGGTCAACCACCGCGTCGCTAACAGTCTCCAGCTCGTCTCGGCCTTCGTCCATATGCAGGCGCGCCAGCTCGACGAGGCCGAAAGCGTCGCCCGCGCCGCGCTCGACGATACCCAGCGTCGCATCGCCGCGATCGCACAGGTCCACAAGCGCCTCTATACCTCGGATTCGGTCGAGGCGGTCGACATGGCGGATTATCTCGCCTCGCTGGTCGATGAGCTGGGCGAGACCTGGTCGACGCCCCGCGCGCCACGCCACATCCGGCTCGCCTGCGAACCGTTGAGGCTGGCCACCGACAAGGCGGTCGCGCTCGGCATCATCGTAACCGAACTGGTGACCAACGCCTGCAAATATGCCTATCCCGATGATGGCCCGGGCGAGGTGCGTGTCGCACTGTCCGATGCCGGGGAGGAGTTTGCGCTCAGGGTGGAGGATGACGGCTGCGGCATGGCGTCGGGCGCCGCCCAGGGCACCGGCCTCGGCACCCGGCTGATCCGGGCGATGGCCCAAACGCTCAAGGCCCGGCTCGACTATGCCCCCACCGAGCGGGGCGTTCATGTGGTCCTTCTGGCTTCGCAATGA
- a CDS encoding DUF4145 domain-containing protein, whose product MAELVENCPRCGADQITFDVLADSMVDEEYGWQSHHEIFSVCRRCGRATIFFVKLADPNHQRLFRERNSILTKVQIVNDYFKERRPVTIRDTQGVPSPALIPANIAAIFNEGASSLAGGCHNAAGAMFRLCVDLATKGFLPEREEDIAAPPNRNEREKLAFRLQWLFRHHLIPADLEELAACIREDGNDGAHEGNLTQAEAEDLLDFTIVLLERIYTEPGRVAAARQRRLERHNPP is encoded by the coding sequence ATGGCTGAACTGGTAGAAAATTGTCCGAGATGCGGCGCCGATCAAATCACATTTGACGTGCTCGCTGATTCGATGGTCGATGAAGAATATGGGTGGCAGTCCCATCACGAGATTTTCTCGGTGTGCCGGCGGTGTGGTCGTGCGACGATATTCTTTGTGAAGTTGGCCGATCCAAATCATCAGAGATTGTTCCGAGAACGGAATAGCATTCTGACCAAGGTGCAGATCGTGAACGACTACTTTAAGGAGAGGCGTCCGGTCACGATCCGCGACACCCAAGGCGTCCCGTCACCTGCCCTCATTCCGGCGAATATTGCAGCCATTTTTAACGAAGGAGCATCTTCATTAGCAGGGGGCTGTCATAATGCAGCCGGTGCGATGTTCCGGCTATGTGTGGACCTCGCGACGAAAGGCTTCTTACCCGAAAGAGAAGAAGACATTGCCGCTCCGCCGAACAGAAATGAGCGCGAGAAACTTGCCTTTCGATTACAGTGGTTGTTTCGGCATCATTTGATTCCGGCAGACTTAGAAGAGTTGGCTGCTTGCATCCGTGAAGATGGGAATGACGGTGCACACGAAGGAAATTTGACGCAGGCCGAAGCGGAAGATCTCTTAGACTTCACTATTGTCCTGCTCGAACGAATTTACACTGAGCCTGGACGCGTCGCCGCGGCACGACAGCGCCGACTTGAACGTCACAATCCACCTTGA